A genomic window from Sulfurimonas paralvinellae includes:
- a CDS encoding replication-associated recombination protein A translates to MDFTYLLRPKNFDEMVGQEHLTQIGAPLRTLCEKNALGHSFFYGPAGVGKTSLARIIATTLDMPFYEFNATSLKIDELRKVFAQYKNALQKPLIFIDEVHRLSKNQQEVLLPVMENNSVLVIGASTENPFFSLTSAMRSRSMLFELKAISHAALTQLLQRAQEKENLQIESDVQEYLVASSGGDARAMLKLLEFAANVDEKITLELLRSLRPNALQTGSSEAGVHYDLASALIKSIRGSDVDAAIYYLARLIEGGESADFIARRLVILASEDIGNANPQALTLTTSTLTSVKQIGYPEARIILAQAVLYLCASPKSNSAYLAINKALKAVRDGEILEIPKNITQQNEGYLYPHDFGGYVKQQYLSKDLKLVELKEIGYEKKMKEWLNLFCT, encoded by the coding sequence GGGACACAGCTTTTTTTATGGGCCTGCCGGTGTCGGTAAGACTTCGCTCGCACGAATCATAGCTACAACGCTGGATATGCCTTTTTATGAGTTCAATGCAACCTCACTCAAAATAGATGAGCTTCGAAAGGTTTTCGCTCAGTATAAGAATGCCCTGCAAAAACCGCTTATCTTTATAGATGAGGTGCACCGTCTTTCTAAAAATCAGCAAGAGGTTTTGCTGCCAGTAATGGAGAATAACTCTGTACTTGTCATCGGTGCCTCAACGGAGAACCCTTTCTTCTCACTTACTTCTGCAATGCGTTCACGCTCTATGCTCTTTGAGCTCAAAGCTATCTCTCATGCAGCCCTCACGCAGCTGCTTCAAAGAGCGCAAGAAAAAGAGAACCTGCAGATTGAGAGTGATGTGCAGGAGTATCTTGTAGCTTCTAGCGGCGGGGATGCTCGTGCAATGTTGAAGCTGTTGGAGTTTGCAGCCAATGTAGATGAGAAAATTACGCTGGAGCTGCTTAGATCACTGCGTCCAAATGCACTGCAAACGGGAAGCAGTGAAGCGGGTGTCCATTATGATCTGGCCTCGGCGCTTATCAAGTCGATTCGCGGAAGTGACGTGGATGCTGCCATCTATTATCTTGCACGGCTTATTGAAGGCGGGGAGAGTGCTGATTTTATAGCCCGTCGTTTAGTGATACTCGCAAGTGAAGATATCGGCAATGCTAATCCGCAGGCACTCACACTGACGACTTCGACACTCACGAGCGTTAAGCAGATAGGTTATCCGGAAGCGCGCATTATTTTGGCGCAGGCTGTTCTCTACCTTTGTGCCTCACCCAAATCAAACTCAGCTTATTTAGCAATAAATAAAGCTTTGAAAGCCGTTCGAGACGGCGAGATACTTGAGATTCCGAAAAACATAACACAGCAGAATGAAGGCTATCTCTATCCACATGATTTTGGCGGTTATGTAAAACAGCAGTATTTAAGTAAGGATCTCAAGCTCGTAGAACTCAAAGAGATCGGCTATGAGAAAAAAATGAAAGAGTGGCTTAATTTATTTTGTACTTAA